In the Acidobacteriota bacterium genome, GTCGGGGGCCTTCACGAGGACGTCGGGGGCGATGCCGCCCCCGCCGAAGACGGTGCGGCCCGCGTCCGTGTGGGCCTCCTGAACGCGCTGGGCCGACTCCTCCCGGCCCTCGGGCTGCTGTTCGGGGAAGTAGTAGGCGTCGTAGGAGGCGCCGTAGTCCCTCTGGATGAGCCGGCCCGAGGGCGTGAAGTAGCGACCCGTCGTGATGGCCACGGCGCCCTGGTTCTCGAGGGGGCTCACGGTCTGCACGAGTCCCTTGCCCCAGGACCGTTCGCCCACGACCACCGCCCGGTCGTGGTCCTGGAGGGCGCCGGCCACGATTTCCGAGGCGCTCGCCGAGCCCAGGTTGAGGAGGACGGCCACGGGCAGATCGGCGAAGGCCCCCCGCCGCGTCGCGCGGAAGGAGCGCACGATGCCCACCGTGCGCCCCCGCACGCTGGCCACCGCCTGCCCCCGGTCCAGGAAGAGCGAGGCCACCTCCACGGCCGCGTTCAACGATCCTCCGGGGTTGTCCCGCAGGTCCAGGACGAGAACCTTGAGCCCGCCGGCCAGGAGGCTCCTCAAGTTCGTCTCCACCTCCTCCGCCGTGGTCTGGCCGAAGGTGTTGACCTTCAGGTACCCCACGCCGCCCTCCAGCAGGAAGGCGTAGGGGACGGTGTGCTTGGGGATGGGAGCCCTCTTGAGGGTGAGGGAGACCGGGGGGGAAGAGCCGCGTCCCAGCTTGATCGTCACGGAGGTGCCCTCGGGGCCCTTGAGCCGACGCACCGCCTCCCGGCTCGTCATCTTGTCGGTGCCCTCCCCGTCCACCTCGAGGATCAGGTCCCCCGCGCGCACGCCGGCGCGGGAGGCGGGCGTGTCGGGCATGGGGGTCACCACGAGGAGGGGGGACGCGGCGGAGGGCTTGGTCACCAGGAGGCCCAGCCCCGAGAACTTGCCCTCCTGGTCCTCCATGAGGTCCTTGTACACGTCGGGGGGGTAATAGGCCGAATGGGGGTCCAGGGCGTGGAGCATGCCGTCCATGGAGGCCCTGAGGAGCACGCCCGAATCGGGGGCCTCCGCCGACCGATCCCGCACGAGACGGCCCACTTCCAGGTAGACCTCCTCGGCGGCGCGCCTCTCCTCCGCCGCCGCGCCGGAGGAGGCGGGCTCCTCCCCAGGCAGTCGGCCTCCCAGGCCGAGGGCGAAGAAAATCAATACGGTGGCGTAGGCCGCGCGGCGCATCATCCCGCCGTATTTTACGGCCCGGCCGCCCTCCTGTCCAGGGAACGGACCTTGGGCCCGCGGAATGGCGTTTTCTCCCTCGCCGGGGAAGCCCGAAACCGGGAGCCGCATTCTCCCGGCCGCCCTCACCTGCGCGCGGGGTCGCCTTCCGGCTGGGCTCCCTCCTCACCCCCATGGCGGATGACCTGCCAGTAGGCCTCGGCGTCGAAGAGGGGGGAGTCGCGCTTTCCGTGGCACGGGGCGCACACGGCGGCCAGTTCGAGGACCGGCATCTTCTCGGGGGGATGGCCCGCGCCGGGACCGTGGCACGCCTCGCACTGCACCCCGGAGAGGTCCGCGTCGGCCCGGGGGAACCCGCCCGGCCGCCCCACTCCCGTGGCATGGCACTTCAGGCATTCGGGGTTGGAGGATTGGTGGTCCACGGCCAGGTCCTCCGTGGCTCGGGCGTGGCGGGTCTTCGACCACACGGCGTGGGCCCCGGGGTGGCAGGAGGCGCAGGCGGCCGCCCCCGCGTAGCCCTTCCCGGCCGGCGCGGGCCGGGTGATGAGATCGAGGGCCTGCCGGTTGTACGCCTCCACCGAGGCGAGAGTCTCCTGGACCTCCGCTTCCACCTCCGGGTCCGAGGGAATCTCGGGACCCAGGTAGGAGATCCCGGGCAGGACGCTCCACCGCCCCTTCTCCCGGACCACCGTCAGGGTGGCGGCGCGGCGGCCCCGGTCCCCGATCCAGAGGACCCAGGTGTCCCTCACCCGCTGGGGGGCCGTCGTCACCTGGGTCCCCCACTGGGCCACCACCGCGAGAATTTCCGGATGGGCGTTCAGGAGCCGCCCCACGGCCCCCGTGGAAAGGTTTCCCGTCACCACGTAGCCGTCAGCCGGATGCTCTCGGATCTCCGACTCGAAGGCCTCCAGGGGGTCGCCCATGGGTGCGCCCTCGGGAGGCGTCTCGGAGACGAAAACGAGGCGGAGCCTCGCGGCCGTGGGGCCCACGGGACCCACCCCCCAGCCGCCCAGGCGGAATTCCCGGGAGCCCGGGTAGGTCTCCCGTCCGGCGATATATTTTTCCACTCCGGGAACGAAGAGGTGGAGGGCCTCCGGCCCGAGGAGGAGATCGTAGCCCCCCAGGCCCAGAAGGACCCCCTCCCGTTTGAAGAACCGGCCCATCTGGCGGTTCAGCTTGTCCCGCGCGGGCCCCCGCTCCGCCAGGCCGTGGGCCACCTCCACGGGGACCACCGCGCCGGCGTGCGGCTGGCTCCGCAGGTGGGCCAGAAGGCCCGCGCGCCGCGCCAGCCCCCCCGCCGGGACCGTGCGGCACCCGCAGGGCACGAGGAAGCCCTGGGTGTCGCCCGTGAAGACGAAGGTCACCGTGGCCGGTCGGCGGACGGCCATGAGACCTCCCAGCCCTCCCGAGAAGGCCAGGAACGCGCCCAGGAACGCCAGAAAGGGCCTCC is a window encoding:
- a CDS encoding S41 family peptidase yields the protein MRLPVSGFPGEGENAIPRAQGPFPGQEGGRAVKYGGMMRRAAYATVLIFFALGLGGRLPGEEPASSGAAAEERRAAEEVYLEVGRLVRDRSAEAPDSGVLLRASMDGMLHALDPHSAYYPPDVYKDLMEDQEGKFSGLGLLVTKPSAASPLLVVTPMPDTPASRAGVRAGDLILEVDGEGTDKMTSREAVRRLKGPEGTSVTIKLGRGSSPPVSLTLKRAPIPKHTVPYAFLLEGGVGYLKVNTFGQTTAEEVETNLRSLLAGGLKVLVLDLRDNPGGSLNAAVEVASLFLDRGQAVASVRGRTVGIVRSFRATRRGAFADLPVAVLLNLGSASASEIVAGALQDHDRAVVVGERSWGKGLVQTVSPLENQGAVAITTGRYFTPSGRLIQRDYGASYDAYYFPEQQPEGREESAQRVQEAHTDAGRTVFGGGGIAPDVLVKAPDIPPLALALERKRSFLEFTAKQVEKGSAERSLLGTPQWSARFRTYLAEQGQAPSDAEWSESEAYIRAALEREARTMLDGQAAGYRAMIPLDVQLQKALESLRSLGAAKDKAA
- a CDS encoding cytochrome c family protein, with the protein product MRWRPFLAFLGAFLAFSGGLGGLMAVRRPATVTFVFTGDTQGFLVPCGCRTVPAGGLARRAGLLAHLRSQPHAGAVVPVEVAHGLAERGPARDKLNRQMGRFFKREGVLLGLGGYDLLLGPEALHLFVPGVEKYIAGRETYPGSREFRLGGWGVGPVGPTAARLRLVFVSETPPEGAPMGDPLEAFESEIREHPADGYVVTGNLSTGAVGRLLNAHPEILAVVAQWGTQVTTAPQRVRDTWVLWIGDRGRRAATLTVVREKGRWSVLPGISYLGPEIPSDPEVEAEVQETLASVEAYNRQALDLITRPAPAGKGYAGAAACASCHPGAHAVWSKTRHARATEDLAVDHQSSNPECLKCHATGVGRPGGFPRADADLSGVQCEACHGPGAGHPPEKMPVLELAAVCAPCHGKRDSPLFDAEAYWQVIRHGGEEGAQPEGDPARR